In Pyrobaculum sp. 3827-6, a single genomic region encodes these proteins:
- a CDS encoding helix-turn-helix domain-containing protein: protein MPRIPGRLCCEKLREAAVRLLERGLSVEEVASLLGVSERSVRRWAKAAGAGSGVVVVEKSAKEKAGGGGAAERPGTPPVDNVWVTILRRRQLGTAGGAVDENAG, encoded by the coding sequence ATGCCGAGGATCCCGGGCCGCCTCTGCTGTGAAAAGCTGAGGGAGGCCGCCGTTAGGCTTCTAGAGAGGGGGCTCTCCGTAGAGGAGGTGGCCTCTCTCCTCGGCGTCTCAGAGAGGTCTGTGAGGAGGTGGGCCAAGGCCGCAGGCGCGGGGAGTGGCGTGGTTGTTGTGGAGAAGTCTGCAAAGGAGAAGGCCGGGGGAGGGGGCGCCGCCGAGAGGCCGGGCACTCCGCCTGTAGACAACGTGTGGGTGACGATTCTGAGGAGGCGGCAGTTGGGCACCGCCGGAGGCGCCGTGGACGAAAACGCCGGGTGA